The nucleotide sequence GGTTTCGACATCGGGAATATGAGGAAGCGCGGTTCGTGCGATAATCCGGCCAGTGGCGAACAAGCCGTACGGGAAATCGCACAGTGAGCAGCCCCGACCTGTCCGACCTCGATGCCTTCGTCGCCGTGGCCCGGGCCCGCAGCTTCCGCGGCGCCGCGGCCTTGCGCGGCGTCTCCGCCTCGTCGCTCAGCGACGCGCTGCGGCGGCTGGAGGCCCGGCTGGGCGTGCGCCTGTTGAGCCGCACCACCCGCAGCGTCACCCCGACCGAGGCGGGGGAACGGCTGCTGGAGCGGCTGGCCCCGGCGCTGGGCGAGATCGCCGGCGCGCTGGACGCGGTGAACGGCCTTCGCGACAGCCCCACGGGCACTCTGCGGCTGAACGTGCCGTCGATCGTCGCCCGCCACGTCCTGCCGCCGATCGCGGCCCGGTTCCTGCTGGCGCATCCCGGCATCCGGCTGGAGGTGACGGCGGAGGACAGCTTCGTCGACGTGCTGGCCGGGGGATTCGATGCCGGCATCCGCTACGAGGAGCGGGTGGAGCGCGACATGATCGCCGTGCCGATCGGCCCCCGGGTGCAGCGCTTCGTCATCGCCGCCGCCCCGTCCTACCTGGCTGCGCGCGGGCGGCCGCACCACCCCAAGGACCTGCTGGAGCACGCCTGCATCCGCCACCGCTTCGCCAGCGGCCGGCTGGCCGGCCTGGAGTTCGAGCGCGACGGCCAGGTGATCCGGATCAGCCCCGACGGGCCGCTGATCGCCAACTCGATCGAGATGGAGGTGGCGGCCGCCGTCGCCGGGCTGGGCCTGATCACGATATTCGAGGAGGTGCTGCGGCCGCATCTCGACAGCGGCGCGCTGGTGCCGGTGATGGAGGAGTGGTGGCAGAGCTTCTCCGGCCCCTTCCTCTACTATCCGAGCCGCACCCACATGCCGGCGCCGCTGCGGGCTTTCGTGGACTTCATCAAGGCCGATCGCTGACACCGGATGTGCCGGAGCCCTCGCACCGGCCTGGATCGCCGAGTCTTCCCCGGATCAAGCCCGGGAATCCGCGCGATGGCGCATGGCGATATCACGGTTTGCAATGCCCGCCTCTCCCGCGGGTCCGCTATCACTTCGGCCGCCAGCGCATCGGCAAGGCAACAAAATCCTCTGTGGCGGAAGCATGGCGAAGGGATTTTGATGATGTCCTATGGCAGCTACCTTCGGCTCGACAAAATCCTCGACGCGCAGGAGCCGCTGTCGCAGGCGCATGGCGAGCTTCTGTTCATCATCCAGCACCAGACCTCCGAGCTCTGGATGAAGCTGGCGATCCATGAGCTGGGCGCCGCCTGCCGCCAGATCGCGGCCGACGAGCTGCGATCTGCCTGCAGGACCTTTTCCAGAGTTGCCCGGATCCAGGAGCAGTTGAATTCGGCCTGGGACGTCCTGCGCACCCTGACGCCGAGCGACTATGCCGCGTTCCGCGCCGAACTCAGGCAATCGTCCGGCGTCGAATCCCATCAGTACCGGATGCTGGAGTATATCGCCGGCAACAAGGCTCCGGCCCCGCGGGGCTTGGCGGAGCAGGATCCCGTCGCATATGCGAGGCTGGAGGCGGTGCGTCGATCCCCCAGCGTCTATGACGAGGCGATCCGCGCCCCCGCCCGTTCCGGCTTTGCCATCGATCCGATCGCCCTCCAAAGCGGGATCTCCTCCCGCCCGCCCCCGGATGAAAGCGTTCTTGCGGCCTGGGTGTCCGTCTATCGCGAGCCGGACCGCCACCCGGATTTCTACGAGCTCGCCGAGAAGCTGGTGGATTTCGAAGGCCATTTCCGCCGCTGGCGATTCAATCACATGACGACCGTGGAGCGCGTGATCGGATTCAAGCAAGGCACCGCCGGCACGGCGGGCGTCCCGTTTCTGCGCCAGAGGCTCGATGTTGTCCTGTTCCCGGAACTCTGGCAGGCGAGGTCCGAACTATGACGGATCTGATCGACATCTCGCCGCCGTTGCACGTCGCCATGGGGGTGTTCCCGGGCGACGCCGCCTTTCGAACGGCGCAGACCTTCGCGATCAGCCCGGATTGCCCGGTCAATGTCGCCGAGATCGCCATGTCGACCCATTGCGGCGCGCATGCCGACGCACCGCTCCACTACCAGGCGGGCGGCGCCAGCATCGACGCGCTCGACCTCGCCGCGTTCATCGGACCGGCCCGGGTGATCGATGCCCGCGGCCAAGATCCGCTCTGCCGCTTCGACGACATCGCCGATGCGCTCGATGGAGCCCCGCAGCGGCTGCTCCTTCGGCTGATGGATCGTGCGGACCTCGCCGCCTGGCCCGCCGGGTTCCGCTCACTGGCGCCGGACACCGTCGAGCGGCTGGCCTTGCGCGGAACGCGCCTGATCGGCGTGGATGTCCCATCGATCGATCCGGAGACGTCGAAGGACCTGCCGTCGCACAAGGTGTGCCTGGCCTATGATCTGAGAATCCTGGAGAATCTCTGGCTGGCCGACGTCGAGCCCGGCGACTACGAGCTCATTGCCCTTCCCTTGAAGCTGGTCGGGCTCGACGCAGCTCCCGTTCGCGCGGTGCTGCGTGCCCCGAGCGCGCATCGCCGGCAGCACGAGCCGGATGCGGCCGGCGCGGATGCGCCCCCCGACAGCGATCAGGCCAGGGTGCGGCGGATCTCCGCATGCGCCGCCGGATAGCCCGGCGACAGCACCGCGAGACGGCCGGAGACCAAAGCGTGCATCCGCGGCAGGGCGTGGAACGGCACGCCGGGCGCCAGGTGGTGCTCGGTGTGATAGCTGGCGTTCCAGAACAGGAGGCGCAGCACCAGCCCGGCCAGTGTCGTCCGGGTGTTGGCCCAGCGGTCGCTGCTGCGGACGCAGCCGGAATGCTCGGCCAGCAGCACCCAGCGCAGCAGCGGCTGCGCCAGCACCACCGGCCCGACCCAGAGCAGCAGGGCCAGGGCGCTGCCGGCGGCGAGGCTGACGGCCGGCACGGCGGCGTAGAGCAGCAGATAGATCCGGGCCTCGGCCGTCACCCGCGGACGGTCGGCCGCCGGGATCCAG is from Inquilinus sp. Marseille-Q2685 and encodes:
- a CDS encoding LysR family transcriptional regulator, which encodes MSSPDLSDLDAFVAVARARSFRGAAALRGVSASSLSDALRRLEARLGVRLLSRTTRSVTPTEAGERLLERLAPALGEIAGALDAVNGLRDSPTGTLRLNVPSIVARHVLPPIAARFLLAHPGIRLEVTAEDSFVDVLAGGFDAGIRYEERVERDMIAVPIGPRVQRFVIAAAPSYLAARGRPHHPKDLLEHACIRHRFASGRLAGLEFERDGQVIRISPDGPLIANSIEMEVAAAVAGLGLITIFEEVLRPHLDSGALVPVMEEWWQSFSGPFLYYPSRTHMPAPLRAFVDFIKADR
- a CDS encoding tryptophan 2,3-dioxygenase; the protein is MMSYGSYLRLDKILDAQEPLSQAHGELLFIIQHQTSELWMKLAIHELGAACRQIAADELRSACRTFSRVARIQEQLNSAWDVLRTLTPSDYAAFRAELRQSSGVESHQYRMLEYIAGNKAPAPRGLAEQDPVAYARLEAVRRSPSVYDEAIRAPARSGFAIDPIALQSGISSRPPPDESVLAAWVSVYREPDRHPDFYELAEKLVDFEGHFRRWRFNHMTTVERVIGFKQGTAGTAGVPFLRQRLDVVLFPELWQARSEL
- the kynB gene encoding arylformamidase, whose product is MTDLIDISPPLHVAMGVFPGDAAFRTAQTFAISPDCPVNVAEIAMSTHCGAHADAPLHYQAGGASIDALDLAAFIGPARVIDARGQDPLCRFDDIADALDGAPQRLLLRLMDRADLAAWPAGFRSLAPDTVERLALRGTRLIGVDVPSIDPETSKDLPSHKVCLAYDLRILENLWLADVEPGDYELIALPLKLVGLDAAPVRAVLRAPSAHRRQHEPDAAGADAPPDSDQARVRRISACAAG